One genomic segment of Hevea brasiliensis isolate MT/VB/25A 57/8 chromosome 3, ASM3005281v1, whole genome shotgun sequence includes these proteins:
- the LOC110631584 gene encoding noroxomaritidine/norcraugsodine reductase-like, whose translation MAESLNFTGRWSLKGMTAVVTGGTRGIGHAIVEELAGFGVTVHTCSRNQEELDQCLRELKNKGFDVTGSICDLFHRDQREKLMETVSSIFHGKLNILVNNAAKGMIKDAVDYTPEDISSIMSTNFESVFHLCQLAYPLFKASGYGSIVNIASNSCVVAIPSLSVYEASKGAVSQITKNLACEWAKDNIRVNAVSPGLIRTSLYEYGKQEFREVAGFLNRYITQTPISRPGEPYEISSMVAFLCFPTASFITGQIIVVDGGFTINGFCLPNNS comes from the exons ATGGCAGAATCACTCAATTTTACAGGGAGATGGTCTCTCAAGGGAATGACTGCTGTGGTTACTGGAGGCACCCGAGGCATTGG GCATGCTATAGTAGAGGAACTAGCAGGATTTGGAGTGACAGTGCACACATGTTCACGAAACCAAGAGGAGCTTGACCAATGTTTACGAGAATTGAAAAATAAAGGTTTCGATGTAACTGGGTCTATATGCGACCTGTTTCATCGAGACCAAAGGGAGAAACTCATGGAGACTGTCTCCTCCATCTTTCATGGAAAGCTCAATATTCTT GTGAACAACGCTGCAAAAGGTATGATCAAAGATGCTGTAGATTATACTCCTGAAGACATCTCGAGCATTATGAGCACCAATTTTGAATCTGTTTTTCATCTATGTCAACTTGCATACCCACTGTTTAAGGCATCTGGGTATGGAAGTATCGTGAATATTGCATCCAATTCTTGCGTGGTAGCTATCCCTTCTCTTTCTGTCTATGAAGCCTCTAAAG GTGCAGTGAGTCAAATCACAAAGAACTTGGCATGTGAGTGGGCTAAGGACAACATTCGAGTTAATGCAGTTTCACCAGGGCTAATCAGAACTTCTCTCTATGAATATGGAAAGCAG GAATTTCGCGAAGTTGCAGGGTTTTTAAATAGATATATAACTCAAACTCCTATTTCTCGGCCCGGAGAGCCTTATGAGATTTCATCAATGGTGGCATTCCTATGCTTCCCTACTGCTTCATTTATCACCGGCCAGATTATTGTTGTTGATGGAGGATTCACCATCAATGGTTTCTGCCTCCCAAACAATAGCTGA